A genome region from Blautia coccoides includes the following:
- a CDS encoding ABC transporter ATP-binding protein — MEILVTEELRKYYRLGDATVRALDGINLMVEQGEFIAIVGRSGSGKSTLLHMLGGLDVPTSGKVIVDGRDISGMTKDELTIFRRRKIGFVFQNYNLLPLMNVYENIILPIQLDGLKPDRKFVEHIMEMLGLTEKKFAMPNQLSGGQQQRVALARALAAKPAIILADEPTGNLDSSTSQDVLGLIKVSSEQLGQTVAMITHNEEIAQMAGRIIRLEDGRICGGDAV; from the coding sequence ATGGAAATACTGGTTACAGAGGAACTGAGAAAATATTACCGGCTGGGAGATGCCACAGTCAGGGCGCTGGACGGAATCAACCTAATGGTGGAACAGGGTGAATTTATAGCCATTGTGGGCAGGTCAGGGAGCGGAAAATCCACGCTGCTCCATATGCTTGGCGGCCTGGATGTGCCTACATCGGGAAAAGTGATCGTGGACGGCAGGGATATATCGGGTATGACTAAGGATGAACTGACCATATTCAGACGCAGGAAAATAGGGTTTGTATTCCAGAATTATAATTTGCTCCCCCTGATGAATGTATATGAGAATATTATACTCCCCATTCAGCTCGATGGTTTAAAACCGGACAGGAAGTTTGTGGAACATATTATGGAGATGCTGGGCTTGACAGAGAAGAAGTTCGCCATGCCCAATCAGCTCTCCGGGGGACAGCAGCAGAGAGTGGCACTTGCCAGAGCATTGGCGGCAAAGCCTGCCATTATTTTGGCAGATGAACCCACCGGGAATCTGGACAGCAGTACCAGCCAGGATGTACTGGGACTGATCAAGGTGTCCAGTGAACAGTTAGGGCAGACTGTGGCCATGATCACCCATAATGAGGAGATCGCTCAGATGGCAGGCCGTATCATACGCCTTGAAGATGGTAGAATCTGCGGAGGTGATGCTGTATGA